In Gossypium raimondii isolate GPD5lz chromosome 12, ASM2569854v1, whole genome shotgun sequence, a single window of DNA contains:
- the LOC105763575 gene encoding farnesylcysteine lyase produces MYSDLKPSFSFLILLFLCLQPLIFSLSTDASPPPTVCIVGSGIGGSSVAHFLRHYFHPSPSQPTPPNIKIFERSYVVGGRMATVSIGGESFEAGASILHPKNYHALNYSNLLGLKVKPPPASEDDDSMSLGIWDGKKFVFKTLQVDSKFPLVQKIVSYVNSFRIFFRYGFSLLKMGSFVESTVDSFLKYYESPERRPIFETVDEMLKWAGLYNLTTQTLQDELIGIKLSPLLIKELVTVITRINYGQSVYISGLAGAVSLAGSGGGLWSVDGGNWQMASGLINSSDVSLHLNEEIESISYLGEYYELNSTKRNSYSCEVAVVATPLDEVNIRFSPAVSIPERKLQHTHATFVRGLLNPAYFGLRTVAEIPELVGTLEDPDLPFTCISVLKQLDENDTTYKIFSRGPMSDALLDSIFSARLQTNRINWGAYPHYKAPELFAPFILDGQHLYYVNAFENAASTMETSAVAAENVARLILSRYFSEASLQSSNLQSFSPDADVSHFDL; encoded by the exons ATGTATTCCGATCTCAAACCTAGTTTTAGTTTCCTTATCCTCCTCTTCCTTTGTTTACAACCTCTCATCTTCTCACTATCTACCGATGCCTCACCTCCGCCTACTGTCTGCATCGTCGGCAGCGGCATCGGCGGTTCCTCCGTCGCCCACTTCCTACGCCACTACTTCCATCCCTCCCCTTCCCAACCCACACCTCCTAACATCAAGATCTTCGAGCGTAGCTACGTCGTCGGTGGTCGCATGGCCACTGTCTCCATTGGCGGTGAAAGTTTTGAGGCTGGTGCTTCAATTCTTCACCCCAAGAATTACCACGCTCTTAACTACTCGAATCTTCTTGGGTTGAAGGTCAAACCGCCGCCTGCCTCGGAGGATGATGATTCGATGTCGCTTGGGATCTGGGATGGgaagaaatttgttttcaaaaccCTTCAAGTGGATTCCAAGTTTCCATTGGTGCAGAAGATTGTTTCCTATGTTAATTCTTTTCGCATCTTTTTCCGCTATGGCTTCTCTCTTCTAAAGATGGGCAGCTTCGTTGag AGTACTGTGGATAGCTTCTTGAAGTACTATGAAAGCCCTGAAAGAAGACCCATCTTTGAAACAGTGGATGAGATGCTTAAATGGGCTGGTTTATATAATCTCACAACTCAAACTTTGCAAGATGAACTCATTGGCATCAAGTTGTCTCCCTTATTGATAAAAGAGCTTGTCACT GTCATAACAAGAATCAATTATGGCCAAAGTGTGTATATTAGTGGACTTGCTGGAGCAGTTTCATTGGCAGGATCTGGGGGAGGATTATGGTCCGTTGATGGAGGGAACTGGCAGATGGCTTCTGGACTAATTAATAGTTCTGATGTTTCTTTGCACCTTAATGAAGAAATAGAATCCATCTCATATCTTGGAGAATATTATGAACTTAACTCCACAAAACGAAACAGTTATTCATGTGAAGTTGCAGTGGTTGCTACACCCCTTGATGAAGTAAACATCCGATTTTCACCTGCTGTTTCAATTCCTGAGAGGAAATTGCAGCATACACATGCAACCTTTGTGAGAGGCCTCTTGAATCCA GCCTATTTTGGTCTGCGCACTGTTGCTGAGATTCCAGAACTGGTTGGCACATTAGAGGATCCTGACCTTCCATTCACATGCATTTCAGTTCTCAAGCAACTTGATGAAAATGATACAacttacaaaatattttctcgagGACCAATGTCAGATGCATTACTGGATAGcatttttag TGCAAGGCTGCAGACAAACAGAATAAACTGGGGAGCCTATCCGCATTATAAAGCTCCGGAACTGTTTGCACCATTCATTTTGGATGGTCAACATTTGTATTATGTAAACGCATTTGAGAATGCGGCCAGCACCATGGAGACGAGTGCGGTTGCAGCTGAGAATGTAGCAAGGCTCATATTGTCCAGATATTTTAGTGAAGCATCCCTGCAGTCATCAAACTTGCAGAGCTTTAGTCCCGATGCAGACGTATCACACTTCGACCTGTAA